From one Halosimplex rubrum genomic stretch:
- a CDS encoding threonine synthase, with protein sequence MDTTTSLDGLACVDCEATHDPAAVPGRCPDCGGALRASYDPAAADVTRESLAAARFDGLARFSDLLPFPADALVTLDEGTTPLIPAPEFAEALGVGAVYVKDEGANPTGTTADRGTALAVTAARDHGAEKVALPTTGDAGQSAAAYAARAGLESEAFVPTRSTFVAKAMTNVHGGDMSVVEGRYPDAVEAFEGAMSDEANAGWHSLAPFDTPYRHEGAKTLLFEVVEQLDWAVPDAVVHPTAHGLGVVGSHLAAEQLREAGPVDDTPALHVAQPEDCAPVVAADDAGDDDTETWERPDTLIGALEVPDPAGGALALDAVRDTGGWAVGAGDDDALEAAVQLNAEGIEASATGGVGAAAAQELADGGHLGSDDTVVLVNPVAGTKENDVLRSHLMRKGV encoded by the coding sequence ATGGACACCACCACGTCGCTCGACGGCCTCGCCTGCGTCGACTGCGAGGCGACCCACGACCCCGCGGCCGTCCCGGGACGCTGTCCCGACTGCGGCGGCGCCCTCCGCGCGAGCTACGATCCCGCGGCCGCCGACGTGACCCGCGAGTCGCTCGCCGCGGCGCGCTTCGACGGCCTCGCCCGGTTTTCGGACCTGCTGCCGTTCCCCGCCGACGCCCTCGTGACCCTCGACGAGGGGACGACGCCGCTGATCCCCGCCCCCGAGTTCGCCGAGGCACTGGGCGTCGGCGCCGTCTACGTCAAAGACGAGGGGGCGAACCCGACCGGCACGACCGCCGACCGCGGGACCGCGCTGGCCGTGACCGCCGCCCGCGACCACGGCGCCGAGAAGGTCGCGCTCCCGACCACCGGCGACGCCGGCCAGAGCGCCGCCGCCTACGCCGCCCGCGCCGGTCTGGAGTCGGAGGCGTTCGTCCCGACCCGCTCGACGTTCGTCGCCAAGGCCATGACCAACGTCCACGGCGGCGACATGAGCGTCGTCGAGGGCCGCTATCCCGACGCGGTCGAGGCCTTCGAGGGCGCGATGAGCGACGAGGCCAACGCCGGCTGGCACTCGCTGGCACCCTTCGACACCCCCTATCGCCACGAGGGCGCGAAGACGCTCCTGTTCGAAGTCGTCGAGCAACTCGACTGGGCGGTCCCCGACGCGGTCGTCCACCCGACGGCCCACGGCCTCGGCGTCGTCGGCAGCCACCTCGCCGCCGAGCAACTGCGGGAGGCGGGGCCCGTCGACGACACCCCCGCGCTCCACGTCGCCCAGCCCGAGGACTGCGCCCCGGTCGTCGCCGCCGACGACGCGGGCGACGACGACACCGAGACCTGGGAGCGGCCGGACACCCTGATCGGCGCGCTCGAAGTTCCGGACCCCGCCGGCGGTGCGCTCGCCCTCGACGCCGTGCGCGACACCGGCGGCTGGGCGGTCGGCGCCGGCGACGACGACGCGCTGGAAGCCGCGGTCCAGCTGAACGCGGAGGGCATCGAGGCGAGCGCGACAGGTGGGGTCGGTGCCGCGGCCGCGCAGGAGCTCGCCGACGGCGGCCACCTCGGCAGCGACGACACCGTCGTCCTCGTCAACCCCGTCGCCGGCACCAAGGAGAACGACGTGCTCCGCAGTCACCTGATGCGAAAGGGTGTCTGA
- a CDS encoding DUF5827 family protein encodes MPQPKADFDDLRPLEFHEPAEILDADQLYTIYEVGRLLQGLDAEAELDIETENVLLDWAIPWMMGHSEQFVFAEPEADGEPGYYGLAPGVDADGTAEQ; translated from the coding sequence ATGCCACAACCGAAAGCCGACTTCGACGACCTGCGACCGCTGGAGTTCCACGAACCGGCGGAGATCCTCGACGCCGACCAACTCTACACCATCTACGAGGTCGGCCGTCTGTTGCAGGGGCTCGACGCCGAGGCCGAGCTGGACATCGAGACGGAGAACGTCCTGCTGGACTGGGCGATTCCGTGGATGATGGGCCACAGCGAGCAGTTCGTCTTCGCCGAACCCGAGGCCGACGGCGAACCGGGCTACTACGGGCTCGCGCCGGGCGTCGACGCCGACGGCACCGCCGAGCAATGA
- the dnaJ gene encoding molecular chaperone DnaJ has protein sequence MSEDFYEVLGVSRDASEEEIQQAYREKAREYHPDVSDEADAEEKFKQVKKAKEVLTDEEQRQMYDQLGHDRYVEADKHGATDNGGRGAGGMGGMGGMGGGGGQGPFGDMSDIFETFFGGGGGRGDSNRPRQGRDLRTTLEIDLEDAYHGVEKELNVTRPDTCPDCNGQGHPPDTDSRQCPECNGRGQTTTTQQTPMGRVQQRQTCRRCEGEGTVYEETCSTCRGDGVVREDASLSVEVPAGIEDGQTLRMEREGAPGERGGPKGDLLIEVAVRDHPDFDREGADLHHQEPISFPQAVFGDTVEVSTVDGAVELDVPAGTQSGETFRLSGKGMPRLRRRGDGDLYVQVQVVTPDDLNAEQKEALEAFAEAGGEEVDVGQGFFEKIKDSF, from the coding sequence ATGAGCGAGGACTTCTACGAGGTGCTGGGGGTCTCCCGAGACGCCAGCGAGGAGGAGATCCAGCAGGCCTACCGGGAGAAAGCCCGGGAGTATCACCCCGACGTGAGCGACGAGGCCGACGCCGAGGAGAAGTTCAAGCAGGTCAAGAAGGCCAAGGAGGTCCTCACCGACGAGGAGCAGCGCCAGATGTACGACCAGCTCGGCCACGACCGCTACGTCGAGGCCGACAAACACGGCGCCACCGACAACGGCGGCCGCGGCGCCGGCGGCATGGGCGGCATGGGCGGCATGGGCGGTGGCGGCGGCCAGGGCCCGTTCGGCGACATGTCCGACATCTTCGAGACGTTCTTCGGCGGGGGTGGGGGTCGCGGCGACTCCAATCGGCCCCGACAGGGCCGGGACCTCCGGACGACCCTGGAGATCGACCTCGAAGACGCCTACCACGGCGTCGAGAAGGAGCTCAACGTCACCCGCCCGGACACCTGTCCCGACTGCAACGGCCAGGGCCACCCGCCGGACACCGACTCCCGGCAGTGCCCCGAGTGCAACGGCCGCGGGCAGACCACGACCACCCAGCAGACGCCGATGGGTCGCGTCCAGCAGCGCCAGACCTGCCGGCGCTGCGAGGGCGAGGGCACCGTCTACGAGGAGACCTGTTCGACCTGTCGCGGCGACGGCGTCGTCCGCGAGGACGCCTCCCTCTCCGTGGAGGTCCCCGCCGGCATCGAGGACGGCCAGACCCTCCGCATGGAGCGCGAGGGCGCCCCGGGCGAGCGCGGCGGCCCTAAGGGCGACCTCCTCATCGAGGTCGCCGTCCGCGACCACCCCGACTTCGACCGCGAGGGCGCGGACCTGCACCACCAGGAGCCCATCTCCTTCCCGCAGGCGGTCTTCGGCGACACTGTCGAGGTATCGACGGTCGACGGCGCCGTCGAACTCGACGTGCCCGCCGGCACCCAGAGCGGCGAGACCTTCCGCCTCTCCGGCAAGGGCATGCCGCGGCTCCGCCGCCGCGGCGACGGCGACCTGTACGTCCAGGTCCAGGTCGTCACCCCCGACGACCTCAACGCCGAGCAGAAGGAGGCCCTCGAAGCGTTCGCCGAGGCCGGCGGCGAGGAGGTCGACGTGGGCCAGGGCTTCTTCGAGAAGATCAAAGACTCCTTCTAG
- a CDS encoding DUF7839 domain-containing protein has product MVDVLANKRAATRFRVLVEIAERQPAVSQGEIAEAVGVTSQAVSEYIRDLVEDGLVEKQGRSRYRVTTEGVDWTLQAAADVRRFAEHVTDDVLGSVQEDAAIATDAIAEGDTVSLSMRDGLQHASPVTADEATETAAATGVATTDANAGEVVGVTGFEGVIDLDPGEVRVLQVPSIRSGRPDDDRLADLADACEGADLVVASGVEAVGALRSLGVDPATYFAAGEVAADAASRGLSVVVVAMADGVGRVTDALRDTGVSYEVR; this is encoded by the coding sequence ATGGTCGACGTCCTCGCGAACAAGCGCGCGGCGACGCGGTTCCGCGTCCTCGTGGAGATCGCCGAGCGCCAGCCGGCGGTCAGCCAGGGGGAGATCGCCGAGGCCGTCGGCGTGACCAGCCAGGCGGTCAGCGAGTACATCCGCGACCTCGTCGAGGACGGCCTCGTCGAGAAACAGGGCCGCTCGCGCTATCGCGTCACCACCGAGGGCGTCGACTGGACGCTCCAGGCCGCCGCGGACGTGCGCCGGTTCGCCGAGCACGTCACCGACGACGTGCTGGGCTCCGTCCAGGAGGACGCCGCGATCGCGACCGACGCCATCGCCGAGGGCGACACCGTCTCCCTGTCGATGCGCGACGGGCTCCAGCACGCGTCTCCCGTCACCGCCGACGAGGCGACCGAGACGGCGGCCGCCACCGGCGTCGCCACCACCGACGCCAACGCCGGCGAGGTCGTCGGCGTCACCGGATTCGAGGGCGTCATCGACCTCGACCCCGGCGAGGTGCGCGTCCTCCAGGTCCCGTCGATCCGCTCGGGCCGTCCCGACGACGACCGCCTCGCCGATCTGGCCGACGCCTGCGAGGGCGCGGACCTCGTTGTCGCCTCCGGCGTCGAGGCCGTCGGCGCGCTCCGGTCGCTGGGCGTCGACCCCGCGACGTACTTCGCCGCCGGAGAAGTAGCCGCAGACGCCGCCTCGCGCGGCCTCTCGGTGGTCGTCGTCGCCATGGCCGACGGCGTCGGCCGCGTGACCGACGCCCTCCGCGACACCGGCGTCTCCTACGAGGTGAGATGA
- a CDS encoding RPA12/RPB9/RPC11 RNA polymerase family protein, whose protein sequence is MRFCDECGSMMHTEGETWVCRSCENEAPRDSQAEAAMATQDGQQDDGAPAVADVTQRSTETMQEPCPAEDCDSDRAYYEMLPKPGGSYEVRLFTCVDCGHKWRES, encoded by the coding sequence ATGCGATTCTGTGACGAGTGCGGTTCGATGATGCACACGGAGGGCGAGACGTGGGTGTGTCGCTCCTGTGAGAACGAGGCGCCGCGGGACTCGCAAGCGGAAGCGGCGATGGCGACTCAGGATGGACAGCAAGACGACGGGGCACCCGCCGTGGCCGACGTGACCCAGCGCTCCACCGAGACGATGCAGGAGCCCTGTCCGGCCGAGGACTGCGACAGCGACCGGGCCTACTACGAGATGCTGCCGAAGCCGGGCGGCTCCTACGAGGTTCGGCTGTTCACCTGCGTCGACTGCGGCCACAAGTGGCGCGAGTCCTGA
- a CDS encoding ATPase yields the protein MRLLVAGGSRVDAGKTTFSVGLVARTGAVGFKPRAGNDYWFDHDDFLNATADGRLYGKDARKLAAASPADVTPEDVNAVHRLWRPSPGGGTGLLGKDDREFLVDRVGESFVVNGTVDLPESVLESLPLADAPRVSSVEGFNEEMTDRHLAEQRSLLGEIEATERAVVESYADVARPFREIDPDAVAVVEPGRVRVYDGARYAKGCAIASGGPDAGQLEERVDDVTDLIEPKADARLPPLSKGERGDPAAVADAYEHAYDTVLAAAFE from the coding sequence ATGAGGCTGCTCGTCGCCGGGGGGTCGCGCGTCGACGCCGGCAAGACCACCTTCTCGGTGGGACTGGTCGCCCGGACCGGCGCCGTGGGGTTCAAGCCCCGCGCCGGCAACGACTACTGGTTCGACCACGACGACTTCCTGAACGCGACCGCCGACGGCCGTCTCTACGGCAAGGACGCTCGCAAGCTCGCCGCCGCCAGCCCCGCCGATGTGACGCCCGAGGACGTCAACGCCGTCCACCGACTCTGGCGACCCAGCCCGGGCGGCGGGACCGGCCTGCTGGGGAAAGACGACCGGGAGTTCCTCGTCGACCGCGTCGGCGAATCGTTCGTCGTCAACGGCACGGTCGACCTCCCGGAGTCGGTCCTGGAGTCGCTCCCACTGGCCGACGCGCCGCGCGTCTCCTCGGTCGAGGGGTTCAACGAGGAGATGACCGACCGCCATCTCGCCGAACAGCGGTCGCTGCTGGGAGAGATCGAGGCGACCGAGCGCGCCGTCGTCGAGTCCTACGCCGACGTGGCCCGTCCGTTCCGGGAGATCGACCCCGACGCCGTCGCCGTGGTCGAGCCGGGCCGGGTCCGCGTCTACGACGGCGCTCGCTACGCGAAGGGGTGTGCAATCGCCAGCGGCGGCCCCGACGCCGGCCAACTGGAGGAGCGCGTCGACGACGTGACCGACCTGATCGAACCGAAAGCCGATGCCCGACTCCCGCCGCTGTCGAAGGGCGAACGCGGCGACCCCGCGGCCGTCGCCGACGCCTACGAACACGCCTACGACACCGTCCTCGCCGCCGCCTTCGAGTGA
- a CDS encoding metallophosphoesterase family protein, producing MDPTYRDRAAYIDGTLVLADTHFGKGEASTVEFPIGAGDDCVERLAGLLDRFEPAEVVLAGDVFHSFDYVPDSADEALSGVVRAVREAGARLVVVEGNHDAMLDAAYSGELRDEYELDTDGEETVVVTHGHEEPETPADAYVVGHDHPAIEIEGRKRPCFLVGDGAYRRSDVLVLPSFNRLVEGLSVGGRLGTSRPELSPVVTGISQYRPVVFDSESEETLTFPPLGQFSRML from the coding sequence ATGGACCCGACGTACCGCGACCGGGCCGCATACATCGACGGCACGCTCGTCCTCGCGGACACCCACTTCGGGAAGGGCGAAGCCTCGACGGTCGAGTTCCCCATCGGCGCCGGCGACGACTGCGTCGAGCGTCTGGCGGGGCTGCTCGACCGCTTCGAGCCCGCCGAAGTCGTACTCGCCGGCGACGTGTTCCACTCGTTCGACTACGTCCCGGATTCGGCCGACGAGGCGCTGTCGGGCGTCGTCCGGGCGGTGAGGGAAGCGGGCGCGCGTCTCGTCGTCGTCGAGGGCAACCACGACGCGATGCTCGACGCCGCCTATTCGGGGGAGCTCCGCGACGAGTACGAACTCGACACGGACGGCGAAGAGACCGTCGTCGTGACCCACGGCCACGAGGAACCCGAGACTCCGGCCGACGCCTACGTCGTCGGCCACGACCACCCGGCCATCGAGATCGAGGGGCGGAAACGTCCCTGCTTCCTCGTCGGCGACGGCGCCTACCGCCGCTCGGACGTGCTCGTCCTCCCGTCGTTCAACCGCCTCGTCGAGGGGCTCTCGGTCGGCGGACGCCTCGGCACGTCCCGGCCGGAGCTGTCCCCCGTCGTCACCGGTATCTCGCAGTACCGACCCGTCGTCTTCGACTCCGAGAGCGAGGAGACGCTCACCTTCCCCCCGCTCGGCCAGTTCTCACGGATGCTGTGA
- a CDS encoding CBS domain-containing protein — MIETTVETVTTSTARTIDPETPVTEAAERLRAPDVSALVVLESETVVGVVTEGDVVALVAETDERPSVRAIMSASVTTITPDATVFEAAERMRTVGVKHLPVVEDGVFCGLVSAASLAPYCSRHNVDVEWADEPLSVGATNGTGVTVGD, encoded by the coding sequence ATGATCGAGACGACCGTGGAGACCGTCACGACCTCGACCGCGCGGACGATCGACCCCGAGACGCCGGTGACCGAGGCCGCCGAGCGGTTGCGGGCGCCCGACGTGTCGGCGCTGGTCGTCCTCGAATCGGAGACCGTCGTCGGCGTCGTCACCGAGGGCGACGTCGTCGCGCTGGTCGCCGAGACGGACGAACGGCCGTCGGTGCGGGCGATCATGTCCGCGTCGGTGACGACGATCACGCCGGACGCGACCGTGTTCGAGGCCGCCGAGCGAATGCGGACCGTCGGCGTGAAGCACCTGCCGGTCGTCGAGGACGGCGTGTTCTGCGGACTCGTGTCGGCCGCGTCGCTGGCGCCGTACTGCTCGCGGCACAACGTCGACGTGGAGTGGGCGGACGAACCGCTGTCCGTCGGCGCGACGAACGGAACCGGCGTGACGGTGGGCGACTGA
- the sod gene encoding superoxide dismutase — protein MTEHSDPELPPLPYDYDALEPHVSEQVLTWHHDTHHQGYVNGLESAEETLADNRESGDFGSSAGALGNVTHNGSGHYLHTLFWDNMSPNGGGEPEGDLRDRIEEDFGSYEGWKGEFEAAAGAAGGWALLVYDPVAKQLRNVAVDKHDQGALWGSHPIMALDVWEHSYYYDYGPDRGSFIDAFFEVVDWDEVADQYETAVGHFE, from the coding sequence ATGACAGAACATTCCGATCCCGAGCTTCCGCCGCTCCCGTACGACTACGACGCGCTCGAACCGCACGTGAGCGAGCAGGTGCTCACGTGGCATCACGACACCCACCATCAGGGGTACGTCAACGGCCTCGAATCCGCCGAGGAGACGCTCGCCGACAACCGCGAGTCCGGCGACTTCGGTTCCTCGGCCGGTGCGCTGGGCAACGTCACCCACAACGGCTCCGGCCACTACCTGCACACGCTGTTCTGGGACAACATGTCCCCGAACGGCGGCGGCGAGCCGGAGGGTGACCTCCGCGACCGCATCGAGGAGGACTTCGGCTCCTACGAGGGCTGGAAGGGCGAGTTCGAGGCCGCCGCCGGCGCCGCCGGCGGCTGGGCGCTGCTCGTGTACGACCCGGTCGCCAAGCAGCTGCGCAACGTGGCCGTCGACAAGCACGACCAGGGCGCGCTGTGGGGTTCCCACCCCATCATGGCTCTGGACGTCTGGGAGCACTCGTACTACTACGACTACGGCCCGGACCGCGGCAGCTTCATCGACGCCTTCTTCGAGGTCGTCGACTGGGACGAGGTCGCAGACCAGTACGAGACCGCAGTCGGCCACTTCGAGTAA
- a CDS encoding NAD(P)/FAD-dependent oxidoreductase, whose translation MSDVVVVGGGLAGLVAARRLARDGADVTLFERRDELGGRVRSREVDGFTLDRGFQVLLSAYPAVREELDLDALDLRTFAPGATIARPDHRSTLADPFRAPLSAVESAMNPDVTLMDKLRVLKLRRELGNADPGDLLDGPTESIREYLDGKGFSERFVENFAAPFYGGITLDRSLSTDAGVFRYTFSMLSRGNTAVPADGMGAISDQLAARARDAGVSVETGTEVTAVEGAASEGAAGGATVEAGGETVDADAVVVATDPKRARELTGVGSIPTDARGCVTQYFRTREHRSLDTGHRLVLNAADSCPNTVAPLSTVAPEYAPDGHALLSATTLGVPDRSDEELATAVRDALVTWYPEHRFDDLELLATDRIEFAQFDQPPGFREGLPAADAPDGSVFLAGDYTQWSSIQGALESGQVAADAVSDGL comes from the coding sequence ATGAGCGATGTCGTCGTCGTCGGCGGTGGACTGGCGGGCCTGGTCGCCGCGCGACGCCTGGCCCGGGACGGGGCGGACGTGACGCTGTTCGAACGCCGCGACGAACTCGGGGGACGCGTCCGCTCGCGCGAGGTCGACGGGTTCACCCTCGACCGGGGGTTCCAGGTGCTGCTCTCCGCCTACCCGGCGGTCCGCGAGGAGCTCGACCTCGACGCGCTGGACCTGCGCACCTTCGCCCCGGGTGCGACCATCGCCCGACCGGACCACCGCTCGACGCTCGCGGACCCGTTCCGGGCGCCGCTTTCCGCCGTCGAGTCCGCGATGAACCCCGACGTGACGCTGATGGACAAACTCCGCGTCCTCAAGCTCCGCCGGGAGTTGGGCAACGCCGACCCCGGAGACCTCCTCGACGGACCGACCGAGAGCATCCGCGAGTACCTCGACGGGAAGGGGTTCTCCGAGCGGTTCGTCGAGAACTTCGCCGCGCCGTTCTACGGCGGTATCACCCTCGACCGCTCGCTGTCGACCGATGCCGGCGTCTTCCGCTACACCTTCTCGATGCTCTCGCGCGGGAACACCGCCGTCCCCGCCGACGGCATGGGCGCGATCTCCGACCAGCTCGCCGCCCGCGCTCGCGACGCCGGCGTGTCCGTCGAGACGGGCACCGAGGTCACCGCGGTCGAGGGAGCCGCCAGCGAAGGGGCCGCCGGCGGGGCGACCGTCGAGGCCGGCGGCGAAACCGTCGACGCCGACGCCGTCGTCGTCGCGACCGACCCGAAGCGAGCGCGGGAGTTGACCGGCGTCGGATCGATCCCGACAGACGCACGGGGCTGTGTCACCCAGTACTTCCGGACCCGCGAACACCGCTCGCTCGACACCGGGCATCGGCTCGTCCTCAACGCGGCCGACAGCTGTCCGAACACCGTCGCCCCGCTGTCGACCGTCGCGCCCGAGTACGCGCCGGACGGCCACGCCCTCCTGTCCGCGACGACGCTGGGCGTCCCCGACCGGTCCGACGAGGAACTGGCCACCGCCGTCCGCGACGCGCTGGTCACCTGGTACCCAGAACACCGATTCGACGACCTCGAACTGCTCGCGACCGACCGCATCGAGTTCGCCCAGTTCGACCAGCCGCCGGGCTTCCGCGAGGGCCTCCCCGCGGCCGACGCTCCGGATGGGTCGGTCTTCCTCGCCGGCGACTACACGCAGTGGTCGTCGATCCAGGGCGCGCTGGAGAGCGGCCAGGTCGCGGCCGACGCCGTCTCCGACGGTCTATGA
- a CDS encoding GNAT family N-acetyltransferase has translation MSDLFPERVETERLVLDPATTESVDPLELYEHTGESAPHVDEITEHVTWDPHRTPKETEEFLDQVTGERENGEGATYVIRPRPGEDGAGEFAGLTGLTVDWDAKTATFGAWLRKPFWGRGYSGERAAALMDVAFDRLDLDAVVVCVHEGNEQSRKAVSRYVDAHGGRREGLLRNFEVNMDGTVADVHRFTVTAAEYRAATAEPDSA, from the coding sequence ATGTCGGATCTCTTCCCCGAACGCGTCGAGACCGAGCGGCTGGTCCTCGACCCGGCGACGACCGAGTCGGTCGACCCGCTGGAGCTGTACGAACACACCGGTGAGAGCGCCCCGCACGTCGACGAGATCACCGAGCACGTCACCTGGGACCCTCACCGGACGCCGAAGGAGACCGAGGAGTTTCTCGACCAGGTCACGGGAGAACGCGAGAACGGCGAGGGTGCGACGTACGTGATCCGACCGAGACCCGGCGAGGACGGCGCGGGAGAGTTCGCGGGTCTCACCGGCCTCACCGTCGACTGGGACGCGAAGACGGCGACGTTCGGCGCGTGGCTCCGCAAGCCGTTCTGGGGCCGCGGTTACTCCGGCGAGCGGGCGGCGGCGCTGATGGACGTGGCCTTCGACCGCCTCGACTTGGATGCCGTCGTCGTCTGCGTCCACGAGGGCAACGAGCAGTCCCGGAAGGCGGTCTCTCGGTACGTGGACGCCCACGGCGGCCGCCGCGAGGGGCTGCTGCGTAACTTCGAGGTGAACATGGACGGCACGGTCGCCGACGTGCATCGGTTCACCGTCACCGCCGCGGAGTACCGGGCGGCGACGGCCGAGCCGGACTCGGCGTAG
- a CDS encoding thiolase family protein — protein MTDVVIVDGSRTAHGAMLGSLSDVRAPDLGATVLEDLIDRSGVEPEDLDWVGLGNAVQAGVGQVPARQAVTRAGLPEDTPATTVNEASGSGLRAITLAADRIAAGRADIAVGGGMESMSNAPYLLRDLREGRRHGDTELVDSMIFDALWDVGYDAHMGELTERLAEAHGISREQQDRYALRSNRHAAESIEEGRFDEELVPVEVDDRLVTTDEGPRADTSLDRLGGLPAAFRDEGTITPGNASKLADGAGGVVLASAEAAREHGLGPMVHVEDYAVAYRDPAEFSQAVGDAIEGLLDRNDLAVDDVDHYEVNEAFAAQTVYVRDRLAIPEERLNPLGGAVALGHPIGASGGILTTTLAHAMVREDHDYGVVGMSVGGGGAVMALLSR, from the coding sequence ATGACAGACGTAGTGATAGTCGACGGCTCGCGGACGGCCCACGGCGCGATGCTCGGCTCGCTCTCGGACGTGCGCGCGCCGGACCTGGGCGCGACGGTACTGGAGGACCTGATCGACCGCTCGGGCGTCGAACCCGAGGATCTGGACTGGGTCGGTCTGGGCAACGCCGTCCAGGCGGGCGTCGGCCAGGTCCCCGCCCGGCAGGCGGTCACGCGGGCGGGGCTCCCCGAGGACACGCCGGCGACGACCGTCAACGAGGCGTCGGGGTCTGGACTGCGCGCCATCACCCTCGCCGCGGACCGCATCGCGGCCGGCCGAGCGGACATCGCCGTCGGCGGCGGCATGGAGTCGATGTCCAACGCCCCCTATCTCCTCCGCGACCTCCGCGAGGGTCGCCGCCACGGCGACACCGAACTCGTCGACTCGATGATCTTCGACGCGCTGTGGGACGTGGGCTACGACGCCCACATGGGCGAACTCACCGAGCGGCTGGCCGAGGCCCACGGCATCTCCCGGGAGCAACAGGACCGCTACGCCCTGCGGAGCAACCGTCACGCCGCCGAGTCGATCGAGGAGGGCCGCTTCGACGAGGAACTCGTCCCCGTCGAAGTCGACGACCGACTCGTCACGACCGACGAGGGGCCGCGGGCCGACACCTCGCTGGACCGACTCGGGGGACTCCCGGCGGCGTTTCGCGACGAGGGGACCATCACGCCCGGGAACGCGTCGAAACTCGCCGACGGCGCGGGCGGGGTCGTCCTCGCCAGCGCGGAGGCGGCCCGCGAGCACGGGCTCGGCCCGATGGTCCACGTCGAGGACTACGCCGTCGCCTACCGCGACCCCGCGGAGTTCTCGCAGGCCGTCGGCGACGCGATCGAGGGATTGCTCGACCGGAACGACCTGGCGGTCGACGACGTGGACCACTACGAGGTCAACGAGGCGTTCGCGGCCCAGACCGTCTACGTGCGCGACCGGCTGGCGATTCCGGAGGAACGGCTGAACCCCCTCGGCGGCGCGGTCGCGCTGGGTCACCCCATCGGCGCCAGCGGCGGGATACTGACGACGACGCTCGCTCACGCGATGGTTCGGGAGGACCACGACTACGGGGTGGTGGGGATGAGCGTCGGCGGCGGCGGCGCGGTGATGGCGTTGCTGTCACGGTAG